A region from the Streptomyces lydicus genome encodes:
- a CDS encoding alpha/beta fold hydrolase, whose translation MQLHTHEWGTGERTAVLVHGLMSDHRTWHRVAPALADRGYRVIAVDLRGHGRSPRGDYDPELYAEDLVETLPAAPEVVIGHSLGGLALSLAVERLQPRRAVYSDPAWQFPRFQEPVDPALFVTFKRADRAMLRTFNPRWNDSDLDIELATIAQWDTATALALSAVHRQDHVPEKPVVPSLVQFAGEGFLFSEQAADELTGRGFEVRTVPGAGHTIHRDDFDGFMAGLEGWV comes from the coding sequence ATGCAGTTGCACACCCACGAGTGGGGCACCGGCGAGCGGACCGCGGTGCTGGTCCACGGGCTGATGTCCGACCACCGCACCTGGCACCGCGTCGCTCCGGCACTCGCCGACCGGGGCTATCGCGTCATCGCCGTCGACCTGCGCGGCCACGGCCGCAGCCCGCGCGGCGACTACGACCCCGAGCTGTACGCCGAAGACCTCGTGGAGACCCTGCCCGCCGCCCCCGAGGTCGTCATCGGACATTCGCTGGGCGGCCTGGCACTGTCCCTGGCGGTGGAGCGGCTGCAGCCGCGGCGGGCCGTCTACAGCGATCCCGCCTGGCAGTTCCCCAGGTTCCAGGAGCCCGTCGACCCCGCCCTGTTCGTCACGTTCAAGCGGGCCGACCGGGCGATGCTGCGCACCTTCAACCCGCGCTGGAACGACTCCGATCTCGACATCGAGCTGGCCACGATCGCGCAGTGGGACACCGCCACCGCCCTCGCGCTGTCCGCCGTGCACCGGCAGGACCATGTGCCCGAGAAGCCGGTCGTCCCGTCACTGGTGCAGTTCGCGGGGGAGGGCTTCCTCTTCTCCGAGCAGGCGGCAGACGAGCTGACCGGCCGCGGCTTCGAGGTCCGTACGGTGCCCGGCGCCGGACACACCATCCACCGCGACGACTTCGACGGCTTCATGGCGGGGCTGGAGGGGTGGGTCTAG
- a CDS encoding MBL fold metallo-hydrolase — MDTLTALTPTVWQLPFPVGHVYLVALPDDGYAVVDTGVPGSAPAILDALATLGGRPGRLRQIVLTHSHLDHMGSAADLADATGARVLAGALDAPYIRGTAPEPEPVPTPAERSLHEGIMAGLAAAGTPPLRHTEVDTVLHDGDTLDGWGEEVRVLHVPGHTPGGIALHLPASRVLFPGDLIATDPDGRRAVLGPFNVAREEAIASFRRLAALEDVDTVCVPHGVPLRTGARDVLAAATPEKDWL; from the coding sequence ATGGACACCCTCACCGCACTCACTCCCACCGTCTGGCAACTCCCGTTCCCCGTAGGGCACGTGTACCTCGTCGCCCTCCCCGACGACGGCTATGCGGTGGTCGACACCGGCGTGCCCGGTTCGGCCCCCGCCATCCTCGACGCCCTCGCCACACTCGGTGGCCGGCCCGGCCGGCTGCGGCAGATCGTGCTCACCCACTCCCACCTGGACCACATGGGCTCCGCCGCCGACCTGGCCGATGCCACCGGAGCCCGTGTCCTGGCCGGCGCACTGGACGCCCCGTACATCCGTGGCACCGCCCCGGAGCCCGAGCCGGTGCCCACCCCCGCGGAACGGTCCCTGCACGAAGGGATCATGGCGGGCCTGGCGGCCGCCGGGACCCCGCCGCTGCGCCATACCGAGGTCGATACCGTCCTGCACGACGGGGACACCCTCGACGGCTGGGGTGAAGAGGTGCGGGTGCTGCACGTCCCCGGTCACACCCCCGGCGGGATCGCCCTGCACCTCCCCGCGAGCCGGGTGCTCTTCCCCGGCGACCTCATCGCCACCGACCCCGACGGCCGCCGCGCGGTGCTCGGCCCGTTCAACGTCGCACGTGAGGAGGCCATCGCGTCCTTCCGGCGGCTCGCCGCCCTCGAAGACGTCGACACGGTCTGCGTACCGCACGGCGTCCCCCTGCGCACCGGCGCCCGGGACGTACTGGCCGCGGCCACACCGGAGAAGGACTGGCTCTGA
- a CDS encoding ArsR/SmtB family transcription factor: MKRWDADQESVAETPDLAALAALLADRTRAAICMALLDGGAWTAGELAAYAAVAPSTTTEHLNLLVAGGLLAEERQGRRRYVRLAGPEAAETLENLAALAPYRRVPVRSLAEANHRRALHHARTCYDHIAGALGVAIAEAMTERGLLGRDHGPVLTVEGAGWLTALGIPDTDPSAAHRAHVRTCLDWTVRRRHLSGAVGAALYRHALERGWVVKAVTTRILTVTAAGRTVFRAQLGLPDEALFPSLALAPPPPGGPGTLSPRRPD, from the coding sequence ATGAAACGATGGGACGCCGATCAGGAAAGCGTCGCGGAAACCCCCGATCTGGCCGCCCTCGCGGCACTGCTCGCGGACCGCACCCGTGCCGCCATCTGCATGGCCCTGCTCGACGGCGGCGCCTGGACCGCCGGTGAACTCGCCGCATACGCCGCGGTGGCACCCTCCACCACCACCGAACACCTCAACCTCCTGGTCGCCGGAGGCCTGCTCGCCGAGGAGCGACAGGGGCGGCGGCGCTACGTACGCCTGGCCGGGCCGGAGGCCGCGGAGACCCTGGAGAACCTTGCCGCCCTCGCCCCCTACCGCCGGGTCCCGGTCCGCTCCCTGGCCGAGGCCAACCACCGCAGGGCCCTGCATCACGCCCGTACGTGCTACGACCACATCGCCGGCGCGCTCGGCGTCGCCATCGCCGAGGCGATGACCGAACGCGGCCTGCTGGGGCGGGACCACGGCCCGGTGCTGACCGTCGAGGGGGCCGGCTGGCTGACCGCCCTCGGCATCCCCGACACCGACCCCTCGGCGGCGCACCGGGCGCATGTCCGCACCTGCCTCGACTGGACGGTGCGCCGCCGGCATCTCTCCGGCGCGGTCGGCGCCGCCCTCTACCGCCACGCCCTGGAACGCGGCTGGGTCGTCAAGGCCGTCACCACCCGCATCCTGACCGTCACCGCGGCGGGCCGTACGGTCTTCCGCGCGCAGCTCGGCCTGCCCGACGAGGCACTGTTCCCCTCCCTCGCCCTCGCCCCGCCCCCGCCCGGCGGCCCCGGGACGCTCAGCCCTCGCCGACCTGACTGA
- a CDS encoding PPOX class F420-dependent oxidoreductase: MSPSIARNTRVELPELLEFVRPRHRAILLTRRSDGTPQGSPLTCGVDDSGRLVMSTYPERAKVRNVRRVSSVSVIVLSDEWNGPWVQIDGEAEVIDAPDSVEPLVEYYRNIAGEHPDWDEYREAMRTQGKSLIRVTPLRWGPVATGGFPARLAADGDDDA; this comes from the coding sequence ATGAGCCCTTCCATCGCCCGCAACACCCGTGTCGAACTGCCCGAGCTGCTGGAGTTCGTCCGCCCCCGTCACCGCGCGATCCTGCTCACCCGCCGCAGCGACGGCACCCCGCAGGGCTCACCGTTGACCTGCGGGGTGGACGACTCCGGACGGCTGGTCATGTCGACGTATCCGGAGCGCGCCAAGGTCCGCAACGTCCGCCGGGTCTCGTCGGTCAGCGTCATCGTGCTGTCCGACGAATGGAACGGCCCGTGGGTGCAGATCGACGGCGAGGCCGAGGTCATCGACGCCCCGGATTCGGTCGAGCCGCTTGTCGAGTACTACCGCAACATCGCCGGGGAGCACCCGGACTGGGACGAGTACCGGGAGGCGATGCGCACCCAGGGCAAGTCGCTGATCCGGGTGACCCCGCTGCGCTGGGGGCCGGTGGCTACCGGCGGTTTCCCGGCCCGGCTCGCGGCGGACGGCGACGACGACGCATAG